The Flavobacterium sp. 102 genomic interval AAGAAAACTACGATGGCAATTGCTATTAAAGCCCAAAGAATAATTGATGATGTGCTTTTTTTATTGTTTAGTTCCATATCAATGAGTTTTAAAGAAATCCGGGTTATCGTCAATGTTGGCCACGACTTCCGAATTAGTAATAAAATCCACTGTATAATAGCATGTATGTGTTTCGGAAACTGTAACTCCAAAACCAATGCCATCATATTTTATCATTCCCCAATCACCATTTGGTGTTTGGATGATATCTTTTTCAAATACTTCTTTGCCTTTTTTGTCACTTATATTGATAAATTGACTTACAGTATTTTCATGAACTACAAAAACAACTCCATTATTCGAAATGCAATGTCTTTTATCACCTGTTAGGAAAAACCATCCGGCATCAGGTTGAGTTCCTGAATTTTCATCTGTCAATGGTGTAACAAAATAATGACCTTCAACCCACTGGCCATTGTCAATTCGTTTACCTCTAAATTTTATTGTATCCATTTTATATAATTTTTGATTTTTACTGTATATAATTTTTCGTGATTATTGTACCGCTCTACTTATCCATCCTGATAAAAACTTCAATTGACTTTTAT includes:
- a CDS encoding YopX family protein, producing the protein MDTIKFRGKRIDNGQWVEGHYFVTPLTDENSGTQPDAGWFFLTGDKRHCISNNGVVFVVHENTVSQFINISDKKGKEVFEKDIIQTPNGDWGMIKYDGIGFGVTVSETHTCYYTVDFITNSEVVANIDDNPDFFKTH